A genomic stretch from Juglans microcarpa x Juglans regia isolate MS1-56 chromosome 3S, Jm3101_v1.0, whole genome shotgun sequence includes:
- the LOC121258316 gene encoding extra-large guanine nucleotide-binding protein 1-like yields MATLLRKLRPAVPGISDSDDDKNINTDYEIALEYNGPPVTYDIPLVNPVDTSQIPVAASVSSASLFDNLSLPVIQPILKSSSSYKESSTVDTSGALACDNGYEPKSNLSDGIENSATMECSGVLDDDKKGEGSQNYMNPTKWEPTESVLSSPAGSSRIFSCGEDESDYEVPRHVKRPPIVRFRDPESGDVIVHEEFYHSEDESIHMIPKVERNRKKGVCYRCLKGNRFIEKEICIVCGAKYCYDCVLRAMGSMPEGRKCVPCIGFSIDEARRGTLGKCSRLLKRLLTDMTVKQIMNAEVFCEVNQVPPGLVYVNGEPLCQEELVQLQNCKNPPRNIRPGCFWYDKVSGLWGKEGKKPSQIISSQLNVGGLIKPNASNGNTHVLINGREITKEELWMLKAAGVSCEGSPHFWVSDDGSYQEEGQNKIKGRIWDKTATKLVCAVLSLPVPPDHQNPSEEKVNGVIPANVMQKSIHKLLLVGHNKSGSSTIYKQAKLLYDVPYSKDERQAIKLVIQRNLYMYLGVVLMGREQFEEQSLLEQSKRCVVDKCGPSDDTCLIDDKTIYSIGPRVKAFSDRLLQVLVLGNLEPAATSEYAPFIEELWEDAAIQATYNRRNELEMLTKAATYFLDRAVEISRKDYEPSETDILYAEGITTCNSLACLEFSFPKSAQHELMDPAYQHDPSLRYQLIRVHPGSVGANCKWLDMFEDSDILLFCVALTDYDQHCEDSNGVSTNKMLASKQLFESVVTQPTFESKNFLLILTKFDLLGEKIEQAPLMQCEWFHDFKPVTSKTCHNSTNPSLAQHAFYYIAMKFKTLFRSLTDRKLFVSLVTGLENDTVDEALRYAREIVLWEEEKPYSMNELSSTDIEVTNILVGISYPYLCVACDVGLQKQERRRLSNSKSKVCVHWLLHTYFMVGFPSPLPPFS; encoded by the exons ATGGCTACGCTGCTGAGAAAGTTGCGGCCGGCTGTTCCTGGAATCTCTGACagtgatgatgataaaaacatCAATACTGATTACGAAATTGCCTTGGAGTACAATGGCCCTCCTGTCACCTATGATATCCCCCTAGTAAACCCAGTTGACACCAGCCAAATCCCTGTTGCCGCTTCAGTTTCTTCCGCTTCTCTGTTCGACAATCTCTCCCTCCCCGTCATCCAACCTATTCTTAAGTCCAGTTCTTCGTACAAGGAATCTTCAACAGTAGATACCTCCGGTGCATTAGCTTGTGATAATGGTTATGAGCCCAAGTCTAATTTATCGGATGGAATTGAAAATTCGGCAACAATGGAATGTTCTGGAGTTCTTGATGATGATAAGAAGGGCGAAGGTTCTCAAAATTATATGAATCCAACCAAATGGGAACCAACGGAGTCTGTTTTAAGCTCACCAGCAGGTTCCTCTCGAATTTTTTCTTGCGGAGAAGATGAAAGCGACTATGAAGTTCCTCGCCATGTCAAAAGGCCACCAATTGTGAGATTTCGTGATCCGGAATCGGGCGACGTGATAGTTCATGAAGAATTTTATCATTCTGAGGATGAGAGTATTCACATGATTCCAAAAGTCGAGAGAAACAGGAAAAAAGGAGTGTGCTATCGATGCCTTAAGGGAAACCGGTTCATTGAGAAGGAGATTTGCATTGTTTGTGGGGCTAAGTATTGTTATGATTGTGTGCTGAGAGCAATGGGGTCAATGCCAGAAGGAAGGAAATGTGTTCCTTGCATTGGTTTTAGCATTGATGAGGCGAGGAGAGGGACGCTGGGAAAGTGTTCTAGGCTGCTCAAGAGACTACTCACTGATATGACAGTTAAACAGATAATGAATGCTGAGGTTTTCTGTGAAGTGAATCAGGTACCACCAGGGCTTGTTTATGTGAATGGCGAACCTCTTTGTCAGGAAGAGCTTGTTCAGTTGCAGAACTGCAAAAACCCACCAAGGAATATAAGGCCAGGATGCTTTTGGTATGATAAAGTATCTGGCTTATGGGGAAAG GAAGGAAAAAAGCCTTCCCAGATTATTAGCTCCCAGCTAAACGTCGGGGGCCTCATCAAGCCAAATGCCAGCAACGGAAATACACATGTATTAATAAACGGTAGGGAGATTACTAAAGAAGAGCTCTGGATGCTGAAG GCGGCTGGGGTGTCATGTGAAGGAAGCCCTCACTTTTGGGTGAGTGATGACGGGTCATACCAGGAGGAGGGACAGAATAAGATAAAGGGTAGAATATGGGACAAG ACTGCAACAAAGCTGGTCTGCGCCGTCTTGTCCCTGCCAGTTCCTCCTGATCATCAAAATCCTTCTGAAGAAAAGGTGAATGGAGTTATTCCAGCCAACGTGATGCAGAAATCGATTCATAAACTTCTATTAGTTGGTCATAACAAATCTGGCTCGAGTACCATATATAAACAG GCCAAGCTTCTCTATGATGTTCCCTACTCCAAAGATGAACGTCAAGCTATTAAGTTAGTGATCCAAAGAAATTTGTATATGTATCTCGGTGTGGTTCTCATGGGGCGTGAGCAATTTGAAGAACAAAGTTTGCTCGAGCAGAGTAAAAGATGTGTTGTTGATAAGTGTGGACCTTCAG ATGATACATGCCTGATTGATGATAAAACAATCTACTCCATTGGGCCAAGAGTGAAAGCTTTCTCAGATAGGCTTCTCCAAGTTTTGGTGTTGGGTAATTTGGAACCAGCTGCCACTAGTGAATATGCACCATTTATTGAGGAATTGTGGGAGGATGCTGCCATTCAGGCCACATACAACCGGAGGAATGAATTAGAAATGCTAACCAAAGCAGCCACTTATTTCCTAGATCGG GCTGTAGAGATTTCTAGGAAAGATTATGAACCCTCTGAAACTGACATCTTGTATGCTGAGGGTATTACAACATGCAATAGCCTTGCTTGCTTGGAATTTTCATTTCCCAAGTCAGCACAACATGAATTAATGGACCCTGCCTATCAGCATGATCCTTCACTAAG GTACCAACTCATTAGAGTACATCCAGGAAGCGTAGGAGCAAACTGCAAATGGTTGGACATGTTTGAAGACTCTGATATTCTCCTTTTTTGTGTTGCCTTGACTGACTATGATCAACATTGTGAAGACTCAAATGGAGTCTCGACCAACAAGATGTTGGCGAGCAAGCAGCTTTTTGAAAGTGTAGTCACTCAACCGACTTTtgagagcaagaacttcttgcTGATTCTCACCAAGTTTGACCTGCTGGGGGAAAAGATTGAACAGGCCCCTCTAATGCAATGTGAATGGTTTCATGACTTCAAACCTGTTACCAGCAAGACTTGTCACAACAGCACTAACCCTTCATTGGCTCAACATGCTTTCTACTATATAGCAATGAAGTTCAAGACCCTGTTCCGTTCTCTCACAGATAGGAAGTTGTTTGTTTCGTTAGTAACTGGGTTGGAAAATGATACGGTTGATGAAGCTCTCAGATATGCAAGGGAGATTGTGCTGTGGGAAGAAGAGAAACCCTACTCCATGAATGAGTTGTCCTCTACCGACATCGAG GTAACAAATATCTTGGTGGGAATATCCTACCCCTATCTATGCGTTGCTTGTGATGTTGGATTACAGAAACAAGAAAGAAGGAGGCTATCGAACTCAAAATCTAAAGTATGTGTACACTGGCTTTTGCACACATATTTTATGGTTGGTTTTCCTTCTCCCCTCCCACCTTTTTCTTGA
- the LOC121258327 gene encoding LOW QUALITY PROTEIN: pentatricopeptide repeat-containing protein At2g15630, mitochondrial-like (The sequence of the model RefSeq protein was modified relative to this genomic sequence to represent the inferred CDS: inserted 1 base in 1 codon), translating to MKIHNIVNYRALKRHELKSTLFPTNPSPFLALFSSTPHPCSSPKTQTLPKDNLTNPLXVTQRFLQNSIQSSQWNLIKHHAPNLTPSLISTTLYNLRESPHLVLEFISHIEFHRLDVKTCCLAIAIVARLPSKKPTLQLLKQAISSGISTTRGLFDELALARDNLSITSSIVFDLLIRACCDLKRADEAFECFDMMKEKGVLPKIETCNMMLSLLLKLNRTQAAWVLYAEMFRLRIKSSVYTFNVMINVLCKEGKLKKAKEFIGFMEGLGVKPSVVTYNTLIHGYCSRGKIEAAHLILNTMRVKGLEPDSYSYNSLISGLGKEGRLEEASGLVGKMVENGLFPSAVTYNALIDGYCNKGDLETAFGYKDEMVRKGIMPTVSTYNLLIHELFMEARMSEADNMIKEMGEKGMTPDAVTYNILINGYCRCGDAKKAFSLHDEMLTRGIEPTRVTYTSLIHVLNKRNRMKEADDLFERIQRKGVLPDLVMFNALIDGHCANGNIERAFSLLKEMDRMKVPPDEVTYNTLMQGRCREGKVEEARELLDEMKRRAIKPDHISYNTLISGYSRKGEMKDAFRVRDEMLGIGFNPTLLTYNALIQGLCKNQEGDHAEELLREMQTKGINPDDSTYFSLIEGISKVDNFVEDGDSKRYISPHSSELSWRKGIS from the exons ATGAAGATTCACAATATAGTTAACTATCGAGCACTCAAACGACACGAGCTCAAAAGCACCCTCTTCCCGACAAACCCATCTCCCTTTCTTGCACTTTTCTCTTCTACCCCTCACCCATGCTCCTCTCCGAAAACCCAAACCCTCCCTAAAGACAACCTCACAAACCCCC CAGTTACTCAGCGCTTCCTTCAAAACTCCATCCAATCTTCTCAGTGGAATTTGATCAAGCACCATGCACCAAACCTCACCCCCTCTTTAATCTCCACCACCCTCTACAATCTCCGCGAAAGTCCTCACCTTGTACTTGAATTCATATCCCACATAGAGTTCCATCGTCTCGATGTCAAAACCTGCTGCCTCGCCATCGCTATTGTCGCGCGCCTCCCATCTAAAAAACCCACTTTACAACTCTTAAAGCAAGCCATTTCCAGTGGCATTTCTACAACCAGaggattatttgatgagttggCGCTTGCGCGCGATAATTTGAGTATCACAAGTAGTATTGTTTTTGATTTGTTGATAAGGGCTTGTTGTGATTTGAAGAGGGCTGATGAGgcttttgaatgttttgatatgatgaagGAAAAGGGTGTTTTACCTAAGATTGAGACGTGTAATATGATGTTGAGTCTGTTATTGAAGTTGAATAGAACACAGGCAGCGTGGGTTTTGTATGCAGAGATGTTTAGGCTGAGGATCAAATCAAGTGTGTATACATTTAATGTAATGATTAATGTGTTGTGTAAAGAAGGGAAGTTGAAGAAGGCGAAGGAGTTTATTGGGTTTATGGAGGGTTTAGGGGTTAAGCCTAGTGTTGTTACTTATAACACGTTAATCCATGGGTATTGTTCAAGAGGGAAGATTGAAGCCGCGCATTTGATTCTCAATACCATGAGAGTTAAAGGTCTGGAACCAGATTCATATTCGTATAATTCGCTTATCAGTGGGCTGGGTAAGGAGGGCAGGCTTGAGGAGGCATCTGGGCTGGTAGGTAAAATGGTGGAGAACGGGTTGTTCCCAAGTGCTGTGACGTATAATGCTTTGATTGATGGGTATTGCAATAAAGGGGATTTAGAAACAGCCTTTGGTTATAAAGATGAGATGGTTAGGAAAGGGATAATGCCAACTGTGTCGACTTACAATTTGTTGATTCATGAGTTGTTTATGGAAGCTAGGATGAGTGAAGCTGATAATATGATTAAGGAAATGGGAGAGAAGGGAATGACTCCTGATGCCGTCACATATAACATCTTGATTAATGGGTATTGCAGATGTGGGGATGCAAAGAAAGCCTTTAGCCTCCATGATGAGATGTTGACTAGAGGGATTGAACCTACACGGGTAACTTATACGTCACTTATTCATGTTTTGAATAAACGCAATAGAATGAAGGAGGCAGATGATTTGTTTGAGAGGATACAGCGTAAAGGTGTGTTGCCAGATCTTGTAATGTTTAATGCCTTGATTGATGGTCACTGTGCTAATGGTAACATAGAACGTGCATTTTCACTTTTGAAAGAGATGGATAGGATGAAGGTTCCTCCTGATGAAGTGACTTACAATACCTTAATGCAGGGGCGCTGTAGGGAGGGTAAAGTTGAAGAAGCTCGTGAACTCCTTGATGAGATGAAGAGAAGGGCGATTAAGCCTGATCACATTAGTTACAATACTCTCATTAGTGGTTATAGCAGAAAAGGGGAGATGAAGGATGCATTTAGAGTTCGAGATGAGATGTTGGGTATAGGTTTCAATCCCACTCTTCTCACTTACAATGCCCTTATACAAGGCCTGTGCAAAAACCAAGAAGGTGACCATGCTGAAGAGCTCCTCAGAGAAATGCAAACTAAAGGTATAAACCCGGATGACAGCAcctatttctctttaattgagGGGATTAGCAAAGTTGATAACTTTGTGGAGGATGGAGATTCAAAACGATATATTTCTCCACATTCTTCTGAACTTTCATGGAGAAAGGGGATATCTTGA